Proteins from one Podospora pseudoanserina strain CBS 124.78 chromosome 1, whole genome shotgun sequence genomic window:
- a CDS encoding hypothetical protein (EggNog:ENOG503P2G5; COG:K) → MTQLLSTVFGELGLAQYLDAFLEQGFDTWETILDITESDLDTLGVKLGHRRKLQRRIANTRGIAPDASLVSPTQPSIEELRLQDAQRPDASRQDARDAGVLVVTKRKYRRHPKPDENAPERPPSAYVLFSNKMREELKGRNLSFTEIAKLVGENWQSLNASEKEPYESQAQAIKERYLSDLAEYKKTPEYKKYMLYLQEFKAKHGSPPQDKDTGKRMKMSDGEGSNRTSPPRTDQHRSSRSGSQEDSRRSSEPPASRGQRLGSIVSMSESQYSTATTPGASHASPRDEPIHSPTISKTERHERSPALNSMEAPSQRTQNWRDEPPNMQRHLPSLSDVFEGQRFPGGMHSVEMNGYRFPREPLPSPNGHPGRIEGGDSRPPTLKSEQSTSGSTSSGSPFGQPRTPVDGQLPIHALLTSKPDHFDLSQQQHQQYPLQQRPPHIFQGGPYPSGAGTLPAINGYARPVLSQPPVTAHSSSVGYPSLASAQAPAHPRQARHPHPQAGNPDAARLDGMSALLQAGEIVNRRAQ, encoded by the exons ATGACGCAACTACTGTCGACCGTTTTTGGAGAGCTGGGCCTTGCCCAGTACTTGGATGCGTTCCTCGAGCAAGGGTTTGACACATGGGAAACCATTTTGGATATTACCGAGTCCGATCT CGACACGTTAGGAGTGAAGTTGGGTCATAGAAGG AAACTTCAAAGACGGATTGCGAATACAAGGGGCATTGCGCCGGATGCTTCTCTCGTCTCGCCCACCCAGCCAAGCATTGAAGAACTGAGACTTCAAGACGCGCAGAGGCCGGATGCCTCCAGGCAAGATGCCCGGGACGCAGGTGTCCTTGTGGTCACCAAACGGAAATACCGTCGTCATCCCAAG CCTGACGAAAATGCGCCAGAGCGGCCGCCCTCGGCTTACGTGCTCTTCTCAAACAAGATGCGCGAGGAGCTGAAGGGTCGAAATTTATCATTCACCGAGATCGCCAAACTTGTTGGCGAGAACTGGCAAAGCCTCAATGCTTCTGAAAAGGAGCCCTATGAGTCCCAAGCGCAGGCGATCAAGGAGAGGTACCTAAGCGATCTTGCCGAGTACAAAAAAACTCCCGAGTACAAGAAGTACATGCTGTACCTGCAAGAATTCAAAGCCAAGCATGGCTCTCCCCCTCAAG ATAAGGATACAGGGAAAAGGATGAAAATGTCTGATGGTGAAGGCTCCAACCGCACGAGCCCCCCAAGGACTGATCAACATCGCTCCAGCAGAAGCGGCAGCCAAGAGGACAGCCGCAGAAGCAGCGAACCCCCAGCAAGCCGGGGACAGAGGCTTGGATCAATCGTGTCGATGAGCGAATCTCAGTACTCGACTGCCACAACCCCTGGAGCTTCTCACGCCTCGCCAAGAGACGAGCCGATACACTCGCCCACGATCAGCAAAACCGAGCGCCACGAACGATCCCCCGCGCTCAACTCGATGGAGGCACCGAGTCAACGAACCCAAAATTGGAGGGACGAGCCACCCAACATGCAGAGGCACCTCCCATCCTTGTCGGACGTTTTCGAAGGTCAGAGATTTCCAGGTGGAATGCACTCGGTCGAGATGAATGGGTATCGGTTCCCGCGCGAGCCTCTACCAAGCCCAAACGGCCACCCAGGCCGCATCGAGGGTGGCGATAGCCGGCCACCAACCCTCAAGAGCGAGCAGTCGACGTCTGGGAGCACATCCTCGGGCTCGCCTTTTGGCCAGCCAAGAACGCCAGTCGATGGCCAGCTGCCAATACACGCGCTGCTGACATCGAAACCAGACCATTTCGATCtcagccagcagcaacaccaacagtACCCCCTACAGCAACGACCGCCACATATCTTTCAGGGTGGTCCATACCCCAGTGGTGCCGGTACTTTGCCAGCAATTAATG GTTATGCCAGGCCCGTCCTTTCGCAACCGCCAGTAACCGCACATTCCTCCAGCGTGGGTTACCCCTCGCTAGCATCAGCTCAAGCAccagctcatcctcgacAGGCCagacatccccatccccaagctGGGAACCCAGATGCCGCCAGACTCGACGGTATGAGCGCGTTACTGCAAGCCGGCGAGATTGTCAACCGTCGAGCCCAATAG
- a CDS encoding hypothetical protein (EggNog:ENOG503P8VP), with translation MRTTPDHTEYIPTCRLNLLDRVPPSVKFNSGTWTVEDKCGLRGYGQHPQTKGKAKLQQHTSAEPSLVGSCRKSARHPVIAQNAIALLQKSYVCLRGVCWCQAFAVSTGHIGSTDYGTAVPAAALLNFGPSQTSRPFFGGYRGVGLCFFLTKTHSLYNFLISIPNMASPNSPPENGASETEPPRNENSSSSSSSSPLPSASVGENLAQALKDLARGEQTATALENDLTKLESKLDEILASLGVNIDDLEEGEDSTKADKKSNGEVDGKK, from the exons ATGCGAACAACTCCGGACCATACGGAGtacatacctacctgccGTCTGAACCTGCTGGATCGTGTCCCCCCCTCTGTCAAATTCAACTCCGGCACGTGGACTGTTGAGGACAAGTGCGGTTTACGAGGCTACGGCCAGCACCCACAGACAAAAGGCAAAGCCAagctccaacaacacacctcCGCTGAGCCAAGCCTTGTGGGGAGCTGTCGCAAAAGCGCTCGACACCCAGTCATCGCCCAAAACGCCATAGCCTTGCTGCAAAAATCGTACGTTTGTCTGAGAGGAGTCTGTTGGTGTCAAGCATTTGCGGTTTCAACAGGGCACATCGGCAGCACCGACTACGGAACCGCTGTTCCAGCTGCTGCGCTATTGAACTTTGGACCATCACAAACCTCGCGGCCATTTTTCGGTGGATATCGCGGCGTCGGcctttgtttctttcttaCCAAAACTCACTCACTCTACAATTTCCTGATATCAATACCGAACATGGCGTCGCCGAACTCCCCACCCGAGAACGGTGCCTCCGAGACGGAGCCGCCTCGGAATGAGAAttcgtcatcttcgtcgtcgtcgtcgccgctCCCCTCAGCGTCGGTTGGTGAGAACTTGGCGCAG GCCCTAAAAGATCTTGCTAG GGGCGAGCAGACTGCCACGGCGTTGGAGAACGACCTGACCAAGTTAGAAAGCAAGTTGGATGAGATTTTGGCCTCGCTGGGGGTCAACATTGACGacctggaggagggggaggactccaccaaggccgacaagaagagcaacGGGGAGGTCGACGGCAAGAAGTGA
- a CDS encoding hypothetical protein (EggNog:ENOG503NW4R; COG:B; COG:D; BUSCO:EOG09260WU6), giving the protein MPRVSAAHRRSVSRVPSGNMAASPFKSPVKMPLNDDAQEKAQRSHGRKALHEAHVNQLRQAATEGAARATTPRRQSLALVDLDGVDSPDNSQSNPRTPNNNRRRRHSGRENFLDDENDVVIGGKAVTPMKRVPILANFEEWMKMATDNKINAANSWNFALIDYFHDMSLLKEGDGVNFQKASCTLDGCVKIYTSRVDSVATETGKLLSGLADSRDSKRKKGEEEEDEEEDEVDEDGNVRKKAKKKTQRSSEATLAPSFASLQLKKFELEFAVDPLFKKASADFDEGGAKGLLLNHLMIDSQGRIVFDSSDDANDASTSRTRKKKAQEGGVEGEEDEGMDGSMQDQEDTEMPEEEDEGDIEIDVVGLGQRFFPDLSRLDEMDVCPSLKEFDLGDPSGSLDIPFLRAPEDWRDQEKEKTPGAGNKSEMYIDDENPLGFDDFDGLGTFDLGGDVAFGEGGEAWAREAALEPQMMRVFDAGLGLGNDGGEAEGEGDAVDLMDTANPDYVISMTHAQKADKVHEDILSYFDQALQKNWSNAEHWRIRKIKDNNKTTEPAKQRKEKQPFEIDFASPLDPAIADAIYTSATSNTTISMAKKDWKSKTRNLLPDDKHFNSKQLLSLFLKPKARLHSRKKLTSGHHDAVSARRAEALDSNGPVELNEAFWASQKAPESNPLSDDLPQGDYDANFFQDDGLPFAGGDADDDDMDDEFADAREHFSPDLPLGNQGGMTEVGMTGAFGGMTVTNPADLAFGTMLVTQSRRVRPEYVQYARVAKKVDVRRLKEEIWKGMGLEKLEEAPPPAPTPGSPTPEDPELKFTDVMNGLQRVYPKPVMDDISTSYCFICLLHLANEKGLVISKTEGLEELTIRKDWGAEISIGGE; this is encoded by the exons ATGCCTCGTGTATCAGCGGCGCACCGCAGAAGCGTGAGCCGGGTCCCCTCGGGGAACATGGCCGCCTCACCCTTCAAGTCGCCAGTGAA AATGCCCCTCAACGACGACGCCCAAGAAAAAGCCCAGCGCTCCCACGGCCGCAAAGCCCTCCACGAAGCCCACGTCAACCAGCTCCGTCAAGCCGCCACCGAAGGCGCCGCCCGCgcaaccaccccccgccgccaatccctcgccctcgtcgacctcgacgGCGTAGACTCGCCCGACAACTCCCAATCCAACCCCCGCactcccaacaacaaccgccgccgccggcacAGCGGCAGGGAAaacttcctcgacgacgaaAACGACGTCGTGATCGGCGGCAAGGCCGTCACGCCCATGAAGCGGGTGCCCATCCTGGCCAACTTTGAGGagtggatgaagatggcgaccGACAACAAGATCAACGCGGCCAACTCGTGGAACTTTGCTTTGATCGACTACTTTCACGACATGAGCTtgctgaaggagggggatggggttaATTTCCAAAAGGCGAGCTGCACGCTGGACGGGTGTGTCAAGATTTACACCAGCAGGGTGGACAGTGTGGCGACCGAGACGGGCAAGTTGCTGAGCGGGTTGGCGGATAGTAGGGAtagcaagaggaagaagggggaggaggaggaggatgaggaggaggatgaggtggatgaggatgggaatgttaggaagaaggccaagaagaagacgcagCGGTCGTCTGAGGCGACGCTGGCGCCGTCGTTTGCTTCGTTGCAGTTGAAGAAGTTTGAGCTGGAGTTTGCGGTGGATCCGCTTTTCAAGAAGGCGTCGGCGGAttttgatgaggggggtgcgaaggggttgttgttgaatcATTTGATGATTGATTCGCAGGGGAGGATTGTGTTTGATAGTAGTGACGATGCGAATGATGCCTCGActtcgaggacgaggaagaagaaggcgcaggagggaggggtggaaggggaagaggacgagggtaTGGATGGGTCGATGCAGGATCAGGAAGACACGGAAatgcccgaggaggaggacgagggggatATTGAGATTGATGTTGTCGGGCTTGGGCAGAGGTTCTTCCCGGACCTGAGCCggttggatgagatggatgtgTGTCCTTCGCTCAAGGAGTTTGATCTTGGCGATCCTTCTGGTTCGCTTGACATCCCCTTCCTTAGAGCGCCGGAGGATTGGCGAgaccaggagaaggagaagaccCCCGGGGCTGGCAACAAGTCTGAGATGTACATCGACGACGAGAACCCCCTCGGCTTTGACGACTTTGACGGCCTCGGCACCTTCGATCTCGGCGGCGATGTAGCcttcggcgagggcggtgaaGCCTGGGCTCGTGAAGCTGCTCTCGAACCCCAAATGATGCGTGTCTTTGACGCCGGCCTCGGTTTGGGCAACGACGGCGGGGAAGCAGAAGGTGAAGGCGACGCGGTCGACCTCATGGACACGGCCAACCCAGACTACGTCATCTCCATGACCCACGCCCAAAAAGCCGACAAGGTCCACGAGGACATCCTCAGCTACTTTGACCAAGCCCTCCAAAAGAACTGGTCCAACGCCGAGCACTGGCGCATCCGCAAGATTaaggacaacaacaagaccaccGAACCTGCCAAGCAGCGCAAGGAGAAGCAGCCTTTTGAAATCGACTTTGCCTCGCCCTTGGACCCCGCCATCGCAGACGCGATTTACACCTCTGCGACGTCAAACACGACCATTTCCATGGCGAAGAAGGACTGGAAGTCAAAGACGCGGAACCTGCTGCCGGACGACAAGCACTTCAACAGCAAGCAGCTCTTGTCCTTGTTCCTCAAGCCCAAGGCCCGCCTCCACAGCAGGAAGAAGCTCACCTCGGGCCATCACGACGCCGTGTCCGCCCGCCGAGCGGAAGCCTTGGACAGCAACGGGCCGGTGGAGCTTAACGAGGCGTTTTGGGCTTCGCAAAAGGCGCCGGAGAGCAACCCGCTCTCGGATGATTTACCGCAGGGAGACTACGATGCGAACTTCTTCCAGGATGACGGGCTGCCTTTTGCGGGTGGGGATGCGGATGATGACGACATGGATGATGAGTTTGCGGATGCGAGGGAGCACTTCTCTCCGGACTTGCCGTTGGGGAACCAGGGGGGCATGACGGAGGTAGGCATGACGGGGGCGTTTGGGGGGATGACGGTGACGAACCCGGCGGATCTGGCGTTTGGGACGATGCTGGTCACGcagtcgaggagggtgaggccCGAGTATGTCCAGTATGCGAGGGtggcgaagaaggtggatgtgaggaggttgaaggaggagatttggaaggggatggggttggagaagttggag GaggcaccaccccctgccCCTACACCTGGGAGCCCCACGCCGGAGGATCCAGAGTTGAAGTTCACCGATGTGATGAACGGGCTGCAGAGGGTGTACCCCAAGCCGGTGATGGATGACATCTCGACGAGTTACTGCTTTATCTGTCTGTTGCATTTGGCGAAcgagaaggggttggtgattAGCAAGAcggaggggctggaggagttgaCGATTAGGAAGGACTGGGGGGCAGAGATTTCGATTGGCGGGGAGTAG
- a CDS encoding hypothetical protein (EggNog:ENOG503NU3I; COG:P), with protein MPPPLRTRSRYSSRPVVTAFLLITIITTYYTLFSPASDIASRQQLHRRSSKLVARHVNDNVARAENVDCRMVHSAEDQCAFILANCEDDEAGLVHYLSFYYCTLGGAKPVAFAILASWLGLLFTTIGIAASDFFSVNLSTIASVLGLSESLAGVTFLAFGNGSPDVFSTFAAMGSNSGSMAVGELIGAAGFITAVVAGSMALVREFKVSKRTFVRDIAFFIVAISFTMVCLADGELHLWECLCMIGFYLFYVAVVVGWHWFTARRRRQRLRDVASRTHYFGPSGRGTEEFEPYRDEPEDDSAPVGGRSSSAPEVADISVLERAPRIEVDGVEVPAAPSPEDQEDRELHVATEMANSMRANRPRWTRSNTTTIAPIRPSLVGVLEFRSVLSSLQKARNMHMGPLPTRANSGHQRASSTAELPRGRPRNSTLPAHLPTNSRERALSHGNNPLNLPNDALPQPEFAHGRPSTRMSSASHTVDGMLAPPLGSLTAAIDHAMREEQSPGQSPMPSPRLQLQIPPSHSRTSSGHSSPSLSPFPGFMESPALLTPASPEHPPAFPFSDSLDMRRQSISGFPDHVEEPKPVRWWPYSVLPPPHVLLATLFPTLQGWREKTWWDKILSVISVPSIFLLVTTLPVVETDAGDGESSEVDFLDSPPFGQPGNTAVPVSVMEANLAEPETEWEEYRRRTKSVSSRSMISPSASQLSLQQPPDSSSTLVSGSDRQQQPQFPNSTPVTPQVNKPVSLEPDRVTTASEHPAGWNRWLVALQLFTGPMFVVLIGWANTMEDYANPTKTLLMLVLYSLVVSLCLLAALLLTTSPDSKPKYHFLLCFLGFVISVAWISTIAGEVVGAMKAFGVILDISEAILGLTVFAVGNSLGDLVADVTVARLGYPVMALAACFGGPMLNILLGIGIGGAWMGITKANKRHRKHPHRPIEYKPYHIQVGGTLMISAATVLMTLIVLLILVPGNNWMMTRRIGWVLIAIWSVSTLVNLVVELTGVWADVS; from the exons ATgccacctcctctccgcaCGCGGAGCAGATACAGCTCCCGCCCTGTTGTGACGGCCTTCTTGCTTATCACGATAATAACGACGTATTATACGCTCTTCTCGCCAGCATCAGACATCGCCAGTCGCCAACAACTACACCGGCGCAGTTCGAAACTTGTCGCGCGACATGTCAACGATAATGTGGCGAGAGCGGAAAACGTCGACTGTCGCATGGTGCACAGCGCCGAGGACCAATGCGccttcatcctcgccaactgCGAAGACGATGAAGCCGGGCTCGTCCATTACTTGTCGTTTTACTACTGCACCCTCGGCGGCGCGAAACCCGTCGCCTTTGCGATTCTTGCCAGCTGGCTTGGTTTGCTATTTACGACTATCGGGATTGCCGCCAGTGACTTCTTCAGCGTGAATCTCAGCACCATCGCCAGTGTCCTGGGTCTGAGTGAGAGCTTGGCAGGGGTTACGTTTCTCGCGTTTGGAAATGGCTCTCCGGATGTGTTTAGCACCTTTGCCGCCATGGGGTCTAATAGCGGGAGTATGGCCGTTGGCGAGCTGATAGGAGCGGCTGGCTTCATTACTGCCGTTGTGGCGGGTTCCATGGCATTGGTGCGGGAATTTAAGGTCAGCAAGCGCACCTTTGTGCGGGacatcgccttcttcatcgtGGCTATTAGCTTTACGATGGTTTGTCTGGCGGATGGCGAGCTGCACTTGTGGGAGTGTTTGTGCATGATTGGGTTTTACCTATTTTAtgtggcggttgttgttgggtggcATTGGTTTACGGCTAGGAGGAGACGTCAAAGATTACGAGATGTTGCGTCCCGTACGCACTATTTCGGGCCTTCCGGTAGGGGAACAGAAGAGTTCGAGCCGTATCGTGATGAGCCGGAAGATGATTCGGCACCGGTGGGTGGCCGGTCGAGCAGTGCTCCGGAGGTTGCCGATATCAGTGTCTTGGAGCGGGCTCCACGAatcgaggttgatggtgtcgaggtcCCGGCCGCGCCGTCACcggaagatcaagaagatcgAGAATTGCACGTTGCGACGGAGATGGCCAACAGCATGCGTGCAAATCGCCCTCGATGGACTCggagcaacaccaccactatTGCTCCTATTCGACCTAGCCTCGTCGGTGTGTTGGAGTTCCGATCTGTATTGTCCTCGCTACAGAAAGCGAGAAATATGCATATGGGGCCCCTTCCTACTCGAGCAAACTCTGGTCACCAACGGGCCAGCTCTACTGCCGAACTTCCTCGTGGCCGTCCCAGGAATAGTACCCTGCCGGCTCATCTACCAACAAACTCGAGAGAAAGAGCGCTGTCACACGGCAACAACCCCCTGAATCTACCAAACGATGCTCTTCCACAGCCCGAGTTTGCCCATGGCAGACCGAGCACCCGGATGAGTTCAGCAAGCCACACCGTTGACGGCATGCTTGCACCACCATTAGGCTCTTTGACAGCAGCCATCGACCATGCGATGCGGGAAGAGCAATCGCCTGGGCAGTCTCCCATGCCTTCTCCACGTTTGCAGTTGCAAATACCGCCATCACACAGCAGAACTTCCAGCGGTCACTCGTCACCATCGCTCTCACCTTTTCCCGGATTCATGGAGTCTCCAGCCCTTCTCACACCAGCCTCACCAGAACACCCACCCGCTTTCCCCTTTTCAGACTCTTTGGATATGCGCCGTCAGTCCATTTCTGGGTTTCCTGACCACGTAGAGGAGCCCAAACCGGTCAGATGGTGGCCTTACTCGGTGCTACCACCTCCTCATGTGCTTCTCGCAACCTTGTTTCCCACACTTCAGGGGTGGAGGGAAAAGACGTGGTGGGACAAGATACTCAGTGTGATATCGGTACCGAGTATCTTTCTGCTCGTCACAACACTGCCGGTCGTCGAAACGGATGCCGGCGACGGCGAGAGCTCGGAAGTGGATTTCTTGGACTCTCCCCCGTTCGGCCAGCCGGGGAACACTGCGGTGCCCGTCTCGGTAATGGAAGCCAATCTTGCGGAACCCGAGACAGAATGGGAGGAATACCGACGAAGGACCAAGTCCGTGTCGTCACGGTCGATGATAAGCCCATCGGCATCTCAGTTGTCACTACAGCAGCCACCAGACTCGAGCTCGACGCTTGTTTCTGGCTCTgaccgccaacaacaaccgcaatTTCCCAACTCTACACCGGTCACACCACAGGTCAATAAACCCGTCAGCCTCGAACCCGACCGAGTGACCACGGCATCGGAGCATCCAGCAGGATGGAACCGCTGGCTTGTCGCCCTCCAGCTTTTTACAGGGCCAATGTTTGTTGTCCTCATCGGGTGGGCCAACACGATGGAGGACTATGCGAACCCGACGAAGACGCTTCTGATGCTTGTGTTGTACTCGCTGGTGGTCTCGCTCTGTCTGCTGGCGGCACTCCTTTTGACGACATCACCGGATTCGAAACCCAAATACCACTTTCTGCTCTGCTTTCTCGGGTTCGTGATTAGTGTAGCGTGGATCTCGACGATAgcaggggaggtggtgggggcgaTGAAGGCGTTTGGGGTTATTCTGGACATTTCGGAGGCGATCTTGGGGTTGACGGTGTTTGCGGTGGGGAATTCGCtgggggatttggtggcTGATGTGACGGTTGCTCGGTTGGGGTATCCGGTTATGGCGTT GGCGGCATGCTTTGGAGGTCCAATGTTGAATATTCTGCTTGGGATAGGGATCGGGGGTGCGTGGATGGGGATCACGAAGGCGAACAAGCGCCACAGGAAACACCCGCACAGACCGATTGAGTACAAGCCGTATCACATCCAGGTCGGGGGCACGTTGATGATCTCGGCGGCGACGGTGCTGATGACGTTGATTGTACTGCTGATTTTGGTGCCGGGGAACAactggatgatgacgaggaggattgggtgggtgttgattgCCATTTGGTCGGTTAGCACGCTGGTCAATTTGGTGGTTGAACTTACGGGGGTGTGGGCGGATGTGTCGTGA
- the PMM1 gene encoding Phosphomannomutase 1 (EggNog:ENOG503NUGP; COG:I; BUSCO:EOG09263YFH), with the protein MATRSEIQTYPPLAERPIKNTIVLFDVDGTLTPARLDASPEILLLLSQLRQKVAIGFVGGSDLPKQQEQLGDPLRVPVTSLFDFCFSENGLTAFKLGQPLPSNSFIKYIGEDNYKDLVKFVLHYIADLDIPIKRGTFVEFRNGMVNISPIGRNASNEERQEFERFDKERGVRREMVERLRERFGHLGLTFSIGGQISFDVFPTGWDKTYCLKHLEEDAKKEGGIEYTTIHFFGDKTMVGGNDYEIYEDPRTTGHSVKGPEDTIRELKEMFDL; encoded by the exons ATGGCCACCAGATCCGAGATCCAAACCTACCCCCCCCTGGCCGAGCGCCCAATCAAGAACACCATCGTCCTCTTTGACGTCGACGGGACCTTGACGCCCGCCCGTCTT GACGCCTCCCCcgaaatcctcctcctcctctcccaactcCGCCAAAAAGTCGCCATCGGCTTCGTCGGCGGCTCCGACCTccccaagcagcaagaaCAGCTCGGCGACCCTCTCCGCGTGCCCGtaacctccctcttcgacTTTTGCTTCTCCGAAAACGGCCTCACCGCCTTCAAGCTCGGCcagcccctcccctccaactccttcatCAAGTACATCGGCGAAGACAACTACAAAGACCTCGTCAAGTTTGTCCTGCACTACATCGCCGACCTCGACATCCCCATCAAGAGGGGGACGTTCGTCGAGTTCAGGAACGGGATGGTCAACATCTCCCCCATCGGGCGCAACGCGAGCAAtgaggagaggcaggagtTTGAGAGGTTTGACAAGGAGAGGggtgtgaggagggagatggtggagaggctgagggagaggtttgggcATTTGGGGTTGAC gtTCTCCATCGGCGGTCAAATCTCCTTTGACGTCTTCCCCACCGGTTGGGACAAGACCTACTGCCTCAAGCAcctcgaggaggacgccaagaaggagggcgGGATCGAGTACACCACCATTCACTTCTTTGGCGACAAGACCATGGTTGGCGGGAACGATTACGAGATTTATGAGGATCCCAGGACGACTGGGCACTCGGTCAAGGGGCCCGAGGATACGATTagggagttgaaggagatgTTCGACCTTtga